A segment of the Pongo abelii isolate AG06213 chromosome 16, NHGRI_mPonAbe1-v2.0_pri, whole genome shotgun sequence genome:
ACCTCAGGGGGTAGGCAGAAGCGCTGGTGTTCCCGTTAGCCTCCGCAGGGTAGTAGTCCTGGTAGCCCTCTTTGCTGGGACAGCAGTGACCGTCTTCTTCCTGGTCGTGGGCCTCCAGGACAGAGGGCTCATCCTCTGGGATGGGCAGTTGGCCATCAGGGTAGTCCTGGCTGCCTTTAGCCCTGTGACCATGGGAGTGCAGGCCCGCCCAGGccgtccactccactgcatcctgGCACCCGTCAGTGTCCACTGGGTGTGCGCCGTGAGCCAGGTACACCTCCCTGTTGCAGTCCATGCCCTCCAGGTAGCTGTCGTCCTCAGGGCAGTAGCGGATGTAGTAGGGGatgccctcctcctcctcagggaGGCCCTCATCATAGTCCTCCTCCTCAGAAGTGTTGTTCACGTAGTCGGAACTGGAGTCCCCAGCGGGGCTGTGGTTGTGGCACTCCTGCTTCTTGGGCATGGGGCTCCCTGGCCGCAGGGTGACCAGCTCCAGGCCCTCGGGCACATAGCCCTCCAAGGGCAGCTCCACGTCCTCGCTCTCAGGCTCCTGATGGTGAGGGACAGGACCCGGCCTTGCCCTATGTTCCAACATGCTGCTCCCTGCGCTCTCACGCTTCTGGTGGGCCATGGTAGACGCTTCCGGTGGGCCATGGTAGACTCTTCTGGTGGGGCATGGCGGGCGCTCACGCAGCCATCATTCCCCAGAGGCAGCCACTGTGGGGAGGAACATTGGCAAGGACAGAGTCAGAACCCCACAAAGCCTGGCCATGTGTGGGGCCACTCCACCGCCACAGCACCTCCAACCACATTCTCCCACAGCAATGTGAAAAATGATAGCTGAAGATTTTCATTGCtgcaatcttttaaaaaactggaaacaacctaagtaccCATAAATCagagaatgtttaaaaaaatgacgGCAGAGTTCACGTGCTGGAAGAGTTGACGGCGTTTTTAAAGAGGCAGGGCAACACGCACTACAGTGAGGGATCTTACAGGCCTATTTTTGAGGGAAAATGGCAAGCGAGTTACAGCGAGTGCCCGTGTGTAGATCCCAGTTACAGGTCCGTCAAGATGTCTAGAGAATACACACACGCAAAGGCACACAGAAAGGGGAAACCCCCAAAAGGCTTGTCAGCCATgtcctctggggaggggaggggggagagaggtgggaggggagagagaggtgggaggggagagagaggtaggaggggagagagaggtaggaggggagagagaggtaggaggggagagagaggtgggaggggagagagaggtgggaggggagagagaggtaggaggggagagagaggtaggaggggagagagaggtaggaggggagagagaggtgggaggggagagagaggtgggaggggagagagaggtgggagcAGAGGGGGCCTGgacattttactttattaaagATGTATGTACTGGTTGAGTGTTTCACCAAAACGCATTTAATATTCACCAGCATTATAATCAAACCCACCTGTGCACCTTTGAGGGTCTCCTCTTCTAGCTGGGAAGATGTCAGCACTGAGACAAAACCACCTGTGGGGAAAGGCAGACAGCTAGGGGAGGAAGCAGGACTTTCCGCGTGGGCTGCTGCTCTGGGCATCAGGAGAGGTGGCAAACAAGCTGGTCTCCTCCAGGAAGGCAGCCACTGGAGCAGAGGAGCCAGCCTCCCACAAGATCAGGACATGAGCACACCACAGGGCACAGCCAGAGACACCTGAAACACAGGAGGCGGTGCTGACCCAAGGGAGGGCAGGACCAGGAGATGTGCCGGCCAGGACAGCCAGGGGTGCACAGGCGGgcagtattaatttggggaaaactAAATCATTCAGTTTCATTCAATGAGTAGTTTGCATGCAAATGTGTGTGgcgggggtgtgtggtgtgttcaTGAGAtacagtgtgtgtggtgtgtatgtggtaaATGTGTAGtatggtgtgggtgtgtggtgtttgtgtgtgtatggtggcAGGGCGTCCTGGAGGGTGTGGTGTGTGGAGTGTACTGTGTatggtgtgtggtatgtggtgtggtGTGACGTGAATGTGATACGTGCGTGTGGCGGGTGTGGAGTGTGATGTGTGGTGtctgtggagtgtaatgtagtgtGGAAGGGTTGAGTGTGTACGTGTGTTTTGTGTGCATGGTGTagtgtttgtggtgtgtggtatgtatgcagtgtgtgtaatgtgtgtggttggtgtgtggtgtgtatggggtatgtgtgtggtgtgtatgaggTGGGCATAGTATGTGTGTGGTGCacgtatgcatgcacacacatgcacacatgtgcatggcAGCTGACAGGCAGATCGGCAGCCTGGGACATGCAGCGGTGATCAGCTCAGCCAAGGCAGGGCTCAGGGCGGGAGTGGGCAGGCCCCTGGCAGCTCAGGACCCTAGATGAGAGTCCAGGAGGAAAGAACAAGCTGTGTCCCCATCTCCACCCAAGTTCATCACTAACATGAACCTATAATCTGtactgaaactgttccacttcTGATTAGAATCAGAAACACTTCCAGACGGGCTCAGCACAGCCAAGTGGGGACTGTCCTACAACGACACGGTGTAGGAGTGGGCAAAGGAATCATGGCAGCAGctaccttttgttttttaaaatgtgaaacattTCTGAATGGCTTAAGCAACATCTATTTAATTTAAAAGCTCTActgagatgaagaaagaaaaagaatacatgcTCAGCTCCAGGGACACGTAAAGGGACACAGATTGGGGGACAGAAAGAAGTGTATTAATTCCTTCCACGACCCCTGAAGAGCAGCGGTGGGTCTGAGCATGCTATCTCCATGAAGCAGGCCAGCAGGCAAGCCAGCTGCCACCTCGTCCTGTGCAAAGCACAGGGACTGTCCCCAAAAGTAGGCAAATGACTATCTTATTTGTTCAGGGGAAGCAAAATGGTCCAGGGATGGTAGCCGTGTTTTCTTCCCAATAAGACCTAACTGCTGTCATCTTTCTCTGGGACCCAGACTCCCTGAATAGAGTGAAAGGCGGCCAGCAGAACCCAAACTGTTCTGCCACGGGCTCCTCCCCACAGAGCACAGCTCAGTGCAACAGAGTCCCCAAATCCAAGATGCAGAATCCACAAAGAGAAAACCTTCTGCTCTAGAAGGTACTTACAGgaagtcaaaattaaaaacacatcttcttatggttctttttttctaatataatcaATTATTTCTTACTGCAAAACCTAGAAGATGTTTACCATTTATAACCAGAAATCGTTTCTCATAAAACGaccataaaatgtaaattattcagTGACCCATCTCTCTGGAAAAGAATAACACCGTATGAAATTGAGGTACTGCCCAAAAATCAAGACGATGGGCCCTGAAACTCTAAATACTTGAATTTTTAAGTCACTTCATATCAAGCCCATTTAATAGAAACTATGTCAAGCAGGCACACTATTAGAACTGATacgaaaataaaatttcaaactgACACagctgtatcaaaaaaaaaaatgaaaagagaaaaatcgcTTCATTGCCTTTTAGGATTTCCAAAGATGATGTTAAACCCAGCCATGGTTCTCATCTCCAGGAAAGCAATTGCTGTGGTACAAAAGGACAAGGGTTAAAAGAGAACAGTGGGAGCTCTCTTTCCCAACTAACTCACGCGGTGTGACGCACAGGCTTTCAGCACAGGCCAGGGTGCCCGGGACTGAAAACTCCTTCACCAACCCCCTCCACAGGTGGGAAATACTCGGATCTTCATTCCTGTGACACAAGACCTTGAAGGTTGCTGAAAAATGCTAGTCCCATCTGACTGGGGCAGCATTTTCATTTATTGCACACCAttgagtttttttctgtttttgtggatttatttatttatttatttattttgagatggagtctcgctctgtcggccagcctggagtgcagtggcgcaatctttgctcactgcaacctctgcctcccaggttcaagtaattctcctgcctcagcctcctgagtagctgggattacaagcgcgtgccaccacgcccggctactttttgtatttttttagtagagacagagtttcaccatgttggccaggctagtcttgaactcctgatctcaactgacccacccacctcagcctcccaaagtgctgggattacaggcatgagccactatgcccagccaccATTAAGATTTTGGCAGGAATCATTGTGCTAGACACCACTATCCCACCAATCACTGAGCACTTTTCATTTCCTGCCCCTGGTGCTGTTGGATACCTTACGGCAAGCTGCCGTCTCTGCCCACCCACCTGAGGACAGAAACCTCCAACTCTGCCTTGCCAGAACTGACCCGTGTGTCTGACAGATGGTGAGTCCTTTGCTGTACATGGCCCTCAAAAAAATGAGACAATTCTTTCACTCAGACCGAAgtaagcaaatgctgaaagaccTTATAATGAAACATCACATTCCCCAATCTGGACTTCCCCACTCCGCTGGCCAACCTTGTCGTTTCTGATTTTAATTCTACTGGTGATTATTTTCCACCtctctaaataatttttgaactCTTTTTCTGGGTATATCAACTTTGGATACTATTTATTAGCATCCCATTATGAGAGGTGAGCTTTGCAGACCACAACCTCCCAGGCTCTGATGCAAGTGAACAGAGGATCGCACCAGCTACTGCAGTCATGCAGAGGGGCTTTCCATTCTTAGCAGGAGCACTGGGATAAAAGAGATCCTTCCAAGAGCTCCCACCTAACTCTGGGAACACAGAAGCATCCTTTAAAAGCCCTGTGGTCACACAGCCTTCAGCATGGATACAGGCTCTTTTCTTAACTTTATAAAGCCCCGGATAGGCTGGTACTAACACTGCATGTTGCTGCTGCACTTCGAGGGCAGGAACTGGCTCCTGCTCCAGTTTGCATCCTCTGCGCCCAGCACCAGGCCCGTCTGCTCAATGCAGGATAAGCAGGTAGCTTCAGCCTGTCCACACAACCCTTGCAGAGGGTGGAGCTGCAGAGAGCATGAGTGGCCAAGATGAAGCCCTCATCGGATTCTTTGACCCTTTCTACTATGTGAGATATTCTCGATGTCTGAGGGATGAACGGCAAACAAAGTGCGGCCTATCCATACAATGGGGACAGTAGTTAGTCCTAAGAAGGAAGGAAGTTCTGACGCACACTACAACACAGGTAGGCCTTGAGGACGTCACgcgaagtgaaagaagccagttggaaaaaaacaaatgattgtATGATTTCACTCACATGTGGCACCTGGAGTCGTCAAAttcagacagaaagtagaatggtggctgccaggggctgggggaggcggAAAGGGGAGTCAGTGGACACAGAGTTTCAGATTGCAAGATgaagaaagttctggagatggatggtggtgatggtacaTCCATCACCACAGTGTTGATACACAACACTGTGAGTGTATTTAATGCCACAGAATCATACACTTAGAAGTATTTCAGACGGTAAATTTCATCTTATGTgtatttaccacaatttttaaaaactaagaaaattaagATATCCTTGATGTCAGATGCCAGGAGAGCGGTGTCAGGCATCTCACGAGCCGATTCTCCCAGAATTTTTCCTCCATCGGGTAACCACGAGCCTGGGGTATCCCAAAGAGAAGCCTCAGTGTAACATCGACAATCTCAGTGGAGTGGCTTCATCAGGGAGTGACAGGGGCATGACTTACTActggaggacaaggcaggaggcaGGGAAGATGGCCTGGGGAAGATGGCAGGGAAGCCTGCTTTGAACTGTAAGGAGCACGCAGAACCTCTTATCCAGACCCGGAGCGCTGCCCTGTTGACAGCACAAGCAGCTCAGGGCCAGCGGCGCAGGAAAACCCCAGGGTCCAGCCAGGTCACGGGCACAGGCCTGCACTCACGGGGCACTGCAGTGAGGATGGAGGGGTCACTGCAAATGCATAAGAGGATATTTTCACCAATAGTAAAATTTTTAACAGATTTTAGAAATGAAAGGATTCCCCCTGCATACGTCAAGAACCTGAGTTTCTTTCTGAAACTTGGGTGGGCCCCTTTAGAGTTGCTTCAGATAGAAAACACACCATCGGTGGCCACTCCCCTGAGGAAAGGCAGACTTTATGGCTGAAAGCGTCACCCGAACGCTCTCGGTTTGCAGCATCACACGGAGTGGCTCAGGTGCCCATTCATTTTAAAAGTCAGCCTGGGGAGAGTACCCACAGATTCGGAGTCATATCTCTGATGGGACACAAGCTCTACCCTTTCCAAGCATTGATGATCCTGAGGTTGATCAATCCTGAGCATTGATGTCTGCGAAAACAAATCACTTAGGTGCAGAGACACCGCAATGACTATCCCGCCGGGGGCTCCCGCCTGATTCCTTCCTCATCCTGGTCAACATCCCTGGCCAACAGGGCAGCCCACGGACAGCTGCTCTGCCTGGCTCCTGCTGAAAGCCAACAGCACAACAACTCTGCCCTCAATACAAAAGCCACATGGGCCCTCGAGATCGGACTGGGGTGCCCCCTTTGCCCCCACTTCCTTGGGCTGTGGCTGGCCTGTCTGACATTTGCCCTGGGAGATGAGCCAGGGTCCGCCCAGGCCACCACGGGGGCAGAGACGTGAAGCAGGCTTCAGCTACTAATTTTCCATTAAACGAGAAGAAAGTCGGCTATTGTGAGAAGAGTCACATGAAGGTACCTAAAAGTTGTCACAGTCCACTCATTCGAAATAAAACCCATCCCATTAGGAACATTGTCATTGCAGCCCGTCTCCAGCACTCTGCTCTGTATAAAAGACTGACTGTGGCAAGATAAGGgtttaaaattgaaaatcaaaGAGCCATTCCTCAGTGATACCCAGGAAATGAGGCACACAGGCAAATATTAAACCCACCCACACCAAGAATCCTAAAAGTTACCGTACAGATTGCTCGTTTTCAAGCAATACACAATGATACAAGTAAGTCCTCAATAAGGCTGCATGGGTTGAGGCACTGGACTTCTAATAATGCCATCACTCAGCTCAGGGGTCCATGACAAAGCTAACCCCACTGAGATGAAAAGCCACTTACCCCTTTTCATCACTTGCAATACAAATTTCAGAACCCATCCCAAACTGGAAGGAAGGATACAACAGAAACTGAACTCATGCCCAGCTAACCTGGGAAGTACACCCTCCTCAGATAATGCAGACCCACCAATTCCCGGGTGTCAGACGTCACACAACCTCTTCTCCCACCAGGGCTGGGGACCCTCAGGAAAGTCAGGTGTCCCTGAGAAACACCCGGCAACATGCAGAACCACAGGGACAGGAGGCAAGGTTCCAGACAAATACACCCCGTAGACAGTTAAAGATTTCAGAGCTGGAGAGAGCTTAGGACACCCCGATCCTCAGACTGCAGACAGCAGGTGGACACCACTGAGCTGGCGACAGCCCCAAAAGAGGTCAGCTTGACTGTGACGAGGGGACGTCTTGATTAGCTGCCCAGTGCTCTGTGACATCACCCCACCCCGCCTCCTGTAGCGGTGTTCTATCTACATGAATTTAACCTCAGGTATAAAAAATATTCATGGTTCATTTGCAAACAGGCAGCTCTGAGCAGCACATTCAGAGGTTGCcaacttcgggaggcagaggagttccagatcagcctgggcaacatggtgaaaccccatctctaggaaAAATTTATAAGTCAGCTGGATATGGAggcacgtgcctgtgatcccagctactctggaggctgaggtgggaggatcacttgagctcaagtgttcaaggctgcagtgagccaagatcacaccaccgcactccagtctgagcaacatagtgagatcctgtctcaaaaagaaaagaggttgccCAATTAATCCAGTACACACTTCTTTAATCCCGTAGTAAATTTTCTCTTTATAGCCAATTCCCAAAGTCAAGTATATTGACTCATAAAAATACCTTCTGGGAAGCATGTGACTGATTTCCAGCTGAGAGGCCCTGCCACTGGAAGGTTAAGTTCATAGGCCCTGGAGTCAGAAGGGGGTTGGAATCTCCCCTCTGCCACGCCTACTACTTGGCCTTCTGTACGCTCGTGCTCGTGCGCTTGTGCGCTCTCTCGCTCACgcgctctctttctctctcactcacgCGCGCTCTCTCGCTCAcgcgctctctctctcactcacgcgcgctctctctctcgctcacgcgctctctctctcgctcacacgctctctctctctctcgctcacgcgctctctctctctctctcactcacgcGCGCTCTCTCGCTCACGCGCTCTCTCTCACTCACGcgcgctctctctctcgctcacgcgcgctctctctctctctcgctcacgcgcgctctctctctctcgctcacgcgctctctctctctctcacgcgCGCTCTCTCGCtcacgcgctctctctctctctcactcacgcgcgctctctctctctcgctcacgcGCTCTCTCGCTCACGCGCTCTCTCTGTCGCTCACGCGCTCTCGCTCAcgcgctctctctctcgctcacgcgctctctctctcgctcgctcacgcgcgctctctctctctcacgcgctctctctctctcactcacgcGCGCTCTCTCGCTCACGCGCGCTCTCGCTCACGCGCTCTCTCGCTCGCTCTCTCTCGCTCGCTCGCTCTCGCTCACGCGCGCTCTCTCACGCGCTCTCTCGCTCACGCGCGCTCTCTCTCGCTCACGCGCGCTCTCTCTCGCTCACGCGCTCTCTCGCTCACGCGCTCTCTCTCGCtcacgcgctctctctctctcgctctctcgctcacgcgctctctctctcgctcacgcgctctctcgctcacgcgctctctcgctctctcgctctctcgctcacccgctctctctctctcgctcacgcgctctctctctctcgctctctctcgctcacgcgctctctctctggctctctctcgcTCACGCACTCTCTCGCTTACGcgctctctcgctctctcgctcacgcgctctctctctctcgctctctctcgctcacgcgctctctctctctggctctctctcgctcacgcgctctctcgctcacgcgctctctcgctctctcgctcacgcgctctctcgctctctcgctcacgcgctctctctctctcgctcacgcgctctctctctctcgctctctcgctcacgcgctctctctctctggctctctctcgcTCACGCACTCTCTCGCTCACGCGCTCtctctcgctctcgctctctctcgctcacgcgctctctctctctcactctcgctctctctcgctcacgcgctctctctctctcgctctctctcgctcacgcgctctctctctctctcgctcacgcGCTCTCTATCGCTCACGCGCTCTCTCTCGCTCACGCGCTCTCTCTCGCTCACgcgctctctctcgctctctctcgctcacgcgctctctctctcgctctctctcactctcgctctctcgctcacgcgctctctctcgctctcgctctctctcacTCGCtcacgcgctctctctctctcgctctcgctctctctcactctcgctcGCTCTCGCTCACGCGCACTCTCGCTCACGCGCGctctcgctctcgctctctctcgctcacgcgctctctctcgctctctctctcactctcgctctctctcgCTCACGCGCTCTCGCTCACGCGctctcactctcgctctctctcgctcacgcgctctctctcgctctctctcgctcacgcactctctctcgctctctctcgctctctctctctctcgctcacgcgctctctctcactctcgctctctctcactctcgctctctctcactctcgctcacgcgctctctctctctctcgctctcgctctctctcactctcgctctctctctcgctcacgcGCACTCTCTCTCGCTCACGcgcgctctctctctcgctctctctcgctcacgctctctctctctctctctcgcgctctctctctctctctcgctcacgcgcactctctctctctcgctcacgcgctctctctctcactctcgctctcgctctctcACGCTGATTCTGCAGGCATTCTACAGGCTTCCCATGTCCCAGGAGCCAGCTCTGTCCACAGTGCTcttcctgctcctgctcctggcCAACCCTCCAACCAAGGTGTCTAGGAGCCACAGGGAAGAGCGGGTTCTCTTGCTAGTTGCTCTTCCACTAGGCTGTGACATGCTGGCCGAGCTCCACCTCCACCGGCTCTGAAGACAGCACAGACAACTGTTACACCTTTTCCACTTCCACTGAGCAGAGGAACTGTGCCTGAATGAAGCCAGAAATGGGGCATTTTGGGACCGCAACAGAGAATGGATGCCTAGCAGATGGGATGACGACAAACTAACAAACACCCAGGCCTTGAACCCACGCCTCCCGGTAggctccctctcctctccctctcccctccatcACACTTCGGACCTTCCTGGGCCTGGACCACCTTCCTGGAAAGCTGACCACCCCCCATGCCTCTGGGCGCCACCCCCCCGCCCTACCACCACAGGGCAACATGGGGCCACATCACGCCACCCTACAGCTCCTGTTGGAAGAGGCTGAATTCCTGGCAACACCCACCCATCAGTCCCAAGTCCCCAAGCATCAGTACCTTCATGCAAAAGGCACTAGGTTGGCTGGTTTATCTCATAAGATGAGAAAATGATgcccatcaccacaaacacattgTTAGCTGGTATTGATAGCGGTAACTCCCTAAACAAAGACTCTAGATGAAAATGATGGAAAACAGTGTAAAAAGTCTATGATGTGCAAAATAACAGAATCTAACCTAGCAGTAGCCACTCCCTACCACTTGTCATAAGGAAGCACGAGGAACTCACAGCAACCGGCAGCTCCTGCAGGGTGGACACTCCAAGGTCAAGGCTAGAACATAAATGACAGGGAACAATTGAGGATGACCCTGAGCTTCACAGATTCCAGGGCCTCCCCTGGGGCCATGGGTCCCAGTGGAAATTTGGTGGCACGGGCAGCAACTCCTGGCACAGTTGGGGGGGGCTTCCCTCAACCAGTTTGGTCCACCTCCATGGACCCTTTG
Coding sequences within it:
- the LOC129050035 gene encoding amyloid-beta A4 precursor protein-binding family A member 2-like, whose translation is MAHQKRESAGSSMLEHRARPGPVPHHQEPESEDVELPLEGYVPEGLELVTLRPGSPMPKKQECHNHSPAGDSSSDYVNNTSEEEDYDEGLPEEEEGIPYYIRYCPEDDSYLEGMDCNREVYLAHGAHPVDTDGCQDAVEWTAWAGLHSHGHRAKGSQDYPDGQLPIPEDEPSVLEAHDQEEDGHCCPSKEGYQDYYPAEANGNTSASAYPLRCGDGDLEDQEEDIDQIVAEIKISLSMTSITSTSEASPEHGPEPGPAASAEACPPVKASCSPSRHEARPKSLNLFPEAKHPGDPQRGFKPKTRTPEERLKWPHEQDIEDLDHYEMKAEPISGKKLEDEGIEKENLAILEKLGRLKGKTV